In Helianthus annuus cultivar XRQ/B chromosome 9, HanXRQr2.0-SUNRISE, whole genome shotgun sequence, the following are encoded in one genomic region:
- the LOC110879517 gene encoding uncharacterized protein LOC110879517 isoform X1, with protein sequence MLICEKDPYPPSYCLQESFYYRMMTRTANNRSSNPICFFQKISQGGSIRFKNRPNVNYRWILASWNMRWSNSRHHSWLQLLFTLLSTIFVDSNIGPKLVNGIQNNPKINFCSVSGSVSGPGLCTQEQITIVSEIVLGVDKNFTFDDVKKAYRKLSLKVHPDKNKAPGSDEAFKKVSKAFKCLSDEESRKRYDLYGFSNG encoded by the exons ATGTTAATCTGTGAAAAGGATCCATACCCACCCTCGTATTGTCTACAAGAGAGTTTTTATTACC GAATGATGACAAGAACAGCCAACAACAGG AGTTCCAACCCCATATGTTTTTTCCAAAAGATATCTCAAGGCGGCTCAATCAGATTCAAAAATCGTCCAAATGTCAATTATAGGTGGATTCTTGCCTCGTGGAATATGAGGTGGTCAAATTCGCGCCATCACTCTTGGCTGCAGCTTCTGTTTACACTGCTCAGTACAATCTTTGTGGATTCAAACATTGGTCCAAAACTTGTGAATGGCATACAAAATAATCCGAAGATCAACTTCT GTTCAGTTTCGGGCTCAGTTTCGGGTCCGGGTTTGTGTACACAGGAGCAGATAACAATTGTGAGTGAAATTGTTTTAGGGGTGGATAAAAATTTTACTTTTGATGATGTTAAAAAGGCTTATAGGAAACTGTCATTGAAAGTTCATCCTGATAAGAATAAGGCACCCGGTTCAGACGAGGCGTTTAAGAAGGTTTCGAAAGCGTTTAAGTGTTTAAGCGATGAGGAGAGTCGAAAACGATATGATCTTTACGGGTTTAGTAACGGATAA
- the LOC110879517 gene encoding uncharacterized protein LOC110879517 isoform X2: MLICEKDPYPPSYCLQESFYYRMMTRTANNRSSNPICFFQKISQGGSIRFKNRPNVNYRWILASWNMRWSNSRHHSWLQLLFTLLSTIFVDSNIGPKLVNGIQNNPKINFCSVSGSVSGPGLCTQEQITILALYNDAHQQEARL; this comes from the exons ATGTTAATCTGTGAAAAGGATCCATACCCACCCTCGTATTGTCTACAAGAGAGTTTTTATTACC GAATGATGACAAGAACAGCCAACAACAGG AGTTCCAACCCCATATGTTTTTTCCAAAAGATATCTCAAGGCGGCTCAATCAGATTCAAAAATCGTCCAAATGTCAATTATAGGTGGATTCTTGCCTCGTGGAATATGAGGTGGTCAAATTCGCGCCATCACTCTTGGCTGCAGCTTCTGTTTACACTGCTCAGTACAATCTTTGTGGATTCAAACATTGGTCCAAAACTTGTGAATGGCATACAAAATAATCCGAAGATCAACTTCT GTTCAGTTTCGGGCTCAGTTTCGGGTCCGGGTTTGTGTACACAGGAGCAGATAACAATT